TGTTCATACAGCTTGCGGACAGTTTCCTTTAACTTCTTTGGTTCTTGTAATACCCTAATGCAGTTAATGATGTCCGTCTTTATCCTGCAGCCCAGGGTCTCGCCGTTCTTGACCTGGGAAATCAAAGCTATTATAGGCAGGGTttggtctgcatgtgtgtgtgtgtgtgtgtgtgtgtgtgtgtggtggggggaatTGTAAAGTACTTTCTTGCATAAATTACGTATCAcatcaataaaaataacaaaggcaagtCTATAAGTCTGAATTAGGAAATTAACATGGAAACAAGGccaaacacagaaacagaagCACCACTCTAACTTATTGCCCTAggttacccacacacacacacacacacacacacacatatacacacacacatacacacacatgcacacacatatacacacatacacacacacacacacacacacacacacacacacacacacacacacaaacacaagcacacacacacacacatccagtatGGTCCAAATTAAGCCTGCAAAACATTTTTACAGCATGCAAGAGTCCCAAGCAAGAtgaatgcaggtgtgtggcaccGGACACCTGGGTTTAACTGCGGTGTGACATCCTGGGAGGCGTGGCAGCACTCCCCCTGGGAGGCGTGGCTACACTCCCCCTGGGAGGCCTGGCTACACTCAccttctgcctctctgtgttcaATTCCTTTTCTTTGGCTTTCAGTATCCGCTTGAGTTCATCATTGCTCACATGTAGCTGGATGTTCTGCAACTTGTACTGCTTCAACGCAGCCGTCATCTAACAAAAACACCAAAAACAGCCTCATTAACACTTACTACTCATTAATACACCACGTCCCTCATTAACACTTACTACTCATTAATACACCACGTCCCTCATTAACACTTACTACTCATTAATACACCACGTCCCTCATTAACACTTACTACTCATTAATACACCACGTCCCTCATTAACACTTACTACTCATTAATACACCACGTCCCTCATTAACACTTACTACTCATTAATACACCACGTCTGCTATATTCAAATACTATGTGTAAATTTTTGCATAAATGCATGTTAATTATTTTCTGGTTCTGTGGAAGTCATATACTGTAATGGTTTCCAATAAGGTGTCTGAAGTAAGGGTGCTTGAAGATTCTCCCAAAAAGAGAATTACTTTAATTAAATGACGTTAATTAAATGCAGTGACTCTCACAGAGACCTGGACAAGATCCATTCAGTTTGTGTATAATGAAACACAGTTCCTACCTCCCGGATCTTTTTCTCCGTCTCTTTGAGGTAAATCTCTCTCGGCTCGATTTGGGTCTTCAGATGTTTGAGGTTTTCATCCAGTTCAATCTTAGTCTTCTCCAGGTCCTGGTACTTCCATTCCAAgtcctgaatgtgtgtttccTGCAGGGAACAGAACCCCCTCTCATCTACTGCCCAATACAGTACACAGCTCACTTCTGAATATCTTGTGGTTAGCTTAATAAAAGACACCACATTAGTAAACCACATTTTTGTAATGCATGTACAATATGTGCTTTTTATCCTCAAAATAAATATGCCACTGATTTACATCAATAAAACTagatttgcatttcctgaaggaaatgcTAGAGGGTTTGAAAGATGATGCCAACGGTCACATTCTTGAAATCTTAAATCTTAAACCTGGGTTACTAAAAAATCTATTGATATATTTTATATCTAAATTCTGTGATACTATCAATAACTTTCCTCTGTATACTCCGTGCGAGCTTAAATGCAACGAAATTTCATTCTGTGTACACCTGTGTAcaatgaatgacaataaagattgtCTAAGTCTAAGTgcggtgtatgtatgtgtgtgtctgtgtgtatgtggagtttgtatgagaggtgtgtgtgtgtgtgtgtctgtgagagatgtatgtatgtatgtgtggagtgggtatgagagagatgtgtgtgtgtgtgtgtgtgtgtgtgtgtgtgtgtgtgtgtgtgtgtgtgtgtgtgtgtgtgtgtgtatgtatgcgtgtgtgtggtgcctgaacgagcacagaggcaaattgtgaaaaacccaattctgattttgagaaagtTACAAAGCCAATCGACTATAAAAATCACAGCACAGGTCTCGGAGCCAAGACCTTCGGAGGTCTGTTCGTTAAGCGCTTCCGGCTGTATTAATTGCTTTTCAAGCCCTCTAGTAACAGCCAGGTCCTCAACAAATAATGGCAAACAGTTGTGGTGCACACTAAAATGTCAGTAGCTTTGCTGGCCTTGTGGTGCCTGCACGACCCCCCACCTTGTCCTGGATGATCATGTCCTTCTCCTGGATCTCCGACTTCAGGGCCACGATGTCCTTGTCCCGTGACTGGACATCCTCCTGCAGCTTCTGCTTATACTCCATTAGTTGACTGATCTccaggttcttgttcttgattTTGTTCTCCAGGTCAATAATCTGCACCATTCACatcaacagagagacacagaggcacGTCAAGCCGTGGCTCACGCAAAGAAAGGCCAGAAATTCCCCCCGGCCTTTAAAACAAAAACGAGTGGGGATGCGTGATGGAAACAATATACGAGCGCAGGGTTGTGAAAGACGCCACCAACCTTGACCTTTCTGTATGCCGCCGTGTCCACGAGATAGTAGTgcttctcttcctcctcgcgCAGCCTGCACTCGTACTGGGCGCGCATTTCCTCCAGCTCAAAGTTGCTTTCCGCCTCCATTTGATTTTTAGTCTCCTCAAACTCGCGCTCCTGCTGCTGCAACTTGTCACGGCACTggggagaagagagaaacaCCCTGCTGGTACCATGGCACAAACTAAGCAGTCGGCAGTCAAGGGACCCTCCAAGTGTTACACATTTTCCTAAGGGTCTGTTCTTCTTGGAGACCTTGATCTTGAATGATCACATGACAGTACTAAACTCCGAAGTAAACATACATGCTGGACGAACCTTTCGGGACCCTCAGTGTATACGATAGTTGGATTTGTAGCCCAATGAGGGCTCTATATACCAAAGCAAACACAACCAAAGTGTATATTGTCTCTGCTGCTAATTGCTCTACGGACCACTCAGCAGAACACTTGGGGCAAAGCGGAAACACTCACTCATTACCAACACAGACTTGAAAGCACTCCTGCACAGTACAATACATTACCCAGAGCTCTCTATTCAACTAAAACCACTTAGACTAACagatgtttattttcaacacTGACACAATGTGGCACACATCTCCAAAACGAATATTACAGCGTAGCATCACCTTCATGTAgtgacttggacatttttttcaacattacttaatcacatttaaaatagttttattagatgcagcacaatataacaaaaaaagatgccttaattgtcaaatttgatcaagccagtccaaatatattcacatttaaattttttaaatgcaattaacctaaaacaaaaggaaatcttgtgatcaagaaatgtgctctAGTTTCAGCACGTAGCTAGTATTTCTTTTCCGtgatcatggttcatcggaccaacacgttgtcttgggacccttaaaaaactaccttaaactgtacagactgggattaaacttcaggaaacaataaacaagaatataatgtaaccgtccacgtatctattaatatcttttgaacagccCAGCGatgtttttgaacggtccaaacgcgaagtaaacgggatgagagaaagcgcTCATTCAATTGCCATACTGTATTACCAAAACTGTGGGAAGAAgctcctacaaaccgatgaaaacagcgatTTATTACAGCGCGCTTGATCACCGACCGCTTAGACAGCGAGCGGAGGAAAAtggccgcggctcaatcatCATCATGCGGGGAAATCCAAGTAACTACTTCATGTGATACATTATTACATTACAGATGTCACATATCCGATTACAATAACGCACCCAGCAGAGCTGCAAGCCAAACACGGAGTCTGAACGTTTTCGCAACTAGGTGGACGGTTCAAGAAAACGTGAGAcgggcagggttgccaggtcctacaaaaatatcccgccctccagcagcctaaactagcccaaagccaaAAGTTGTTGACGGCTGGgtggcgagtgtttaaaatggagacaaattaagtattatatcgcgatcgattctttgtgttgacttgtaactcccgcggtggcccaactcaaaagtagcccaaaaaaccgcaccccgcgaccccagaatttttggcgtgaaaaccgcgaacctggcaactatagAGACGGGAGACGGACGTGGCCGTGCGGCCGAGCCGTCGGCACCACAGCGCCCTCACCTGGTCCAACTCGTGCGTCGTCTCCTCCAGCTCGGCCTCGAACATCTGCTGCATCTCCTCCAGGGCTCGGTGCTTGCTGGCCtccagctgctgcagctcctTCTCGTAGGTCTGAGACCTCACCAGCACATCCCGGAACATTGTCTTGTAGTCCATAATCAACTTAAGGTTGTTTGTTCTGAATGAACAATATCAATGAACAATATCAATGAACAATATCAATGATCGATGTTCTTACACACGTTATGGCGCGTATATGAGTCATCTGACTAGCTAGCGAACTTATATAGGTTAATCAGTTTACAGTTACCAAGGCGATAGTTACCCTAACAACGACCTCACAAATACTCGCGTGGAATCTCTACGTAATCCCTCGTTTATCACGTGAGAGATGTTCCAATTACAACTGCTAGTTAGAGTGCGAGTTAGAGTGTGTGCAGAcatgaaaaatgatcaaaactctcctggataaactgctgtaaaatccttaggCCTTCACGTAGAAGCTCCATTAAAATTTTTAATGGGaaagaaacttgtcctttctagCACGCtgggatatctaatcatttgatcaattcgttttagagttatgagcatttgtttggcactaggcaCAGAAAACTGCACCATTAGTTCCCATGTTAATTTATCAAAATCCGAATTGCCCTTTTCAAAATttacctctgtgtttaactcgtcataaatcagtcatttttgggtcaaaccacaaACAATTACATGAAAATCATCAGCAAgcggtcctctctcatacaatttcttcggttaagcgataagttaaatatgtcccgaactacgaccgtttgttcggagggtgcaaatcacattaaacaagcctTCTTCACTCAGAATAGCAGAGATTAGTTAGAGCAgaggtgcccaagcttttgttAACCAAGATCTACTTTTGAAGTTGATGGCATGCCGAGATCTACCAAGTCAAACACAAGGGCCGGGCAATTAAACAAGGAACCCCAATCACAGTTCAAAtgtagttgtttttttatttgcccAGGTGGAGAATAAGCAGTAAATCCAACAAATGAGGAAATGatcaatgcatcaaaaataggtTGTGAAAACAGAACAAGAATCTCACAAGAACTTCACACCATCTTTATCTTAGCCACATACACGCCAAAACTACAGAAAATAGCAGTCAAAAACTCCATAAAAGGCTGGTCAGTCAAAAAAcccaaatctaaataaaaaacAAGTAATTCcaagattaacacacacacacacacacacacacacacacacacacacacacacacacacacacacacacacacacagggttgcc
The window above is part of the Brachyhypopomus gauderio isolate BG-103 chromosome 9, BGAUD_0.2, whole genome shotgun sequence genome. Proteins encoded here:
- the LOC143522371 gene encoding uncharacterized protein LOC143522371 — encoded protein: MDYKTMFRDVLVRSQTYEKELQQLEASKHRALEEMQQMFEAELEETTHELDQCRDKLQQQEREFEETKNQMEAESNFELEEMRAQYECRLREEEEKHYYLVDTAAYRKVKIIDLENKIKNKNLEISQLMEYKQKLQEDVQSRDKDIVALKSEIQEKDMIIQDKETHIQDLEWKYQDLEKTKIELDENLKHLKTQIEPREIYLKETEKKIREMTAALKQYKLQNIQLHVSNDELKRILKAKEKELNTERQKVKNGETLGCRIKTDIINCIRVLQEPKKLKETVRKLYEHHVQGSDVCQEEKVSADVQSEFRRQRDYLEKKVASLTRKLAENEQKHKSRYDKLAEENFLLIREINEQRLAQDHVKKQTRAIQTQARGTLSKSSTHHKTMAERAVTQLTSEDKTEQKIQLRRPKIERLKLRGQGLSPPLPALSPSTKLPALKLPALKP